In Arthrobacter burdickii, one DNA window encodes the following:
- a CDS encoding ABC transporter ATP-binding protein, which produces MTLRAPQGRADTPVRPPMRRGPGGGGPFGGMGMPVEKSMNFGPSAKRLIGRLRPHRASVIGVVGLSVASVTLSVIGPRMLGHATNIIFEGIISKQLPDGVTQQQVIDQLRASGDDQRADMLSGMNLDPGHGIDFGALQAVLGIVLLLYVFASVFSWLQGYILNAIVQKTVYTLREDVETKVNALPLRYFDKIPRGELLSRVTNDVDNIGQSMQQTLAQLITSLLTVVGVLSMMFLISPALALIALVTIPLTLLITAAIAKRSQKLFVAQWTHTGALNAQVEEAYSGHALVKVFGRHREVEQRFRAKNEELFTASFGAQFVSGIIMPAMMFVGNLVYVAIAVVGGLFVASGSMSLGDVQAFIQYSRQFTQPLSQLGSMANLLQSGVASAERVFELLDADEQRPDPQPAVTPGTTSGRLTFEGVSFRYEEDQPLIENLSLVAEPGQTVAIVGPTGAGKTTLVNLMMRFYEIDAGRITLDGTDIAAMTRRDLRSRMGMVLQDTWLFAGTIRDNILYGRPDATEEEMLDATRATYVDRFVHSLPDGYDTVLDDEGGNVSAGEKQLLTIARAFLAKPSVLILDEATSSVDTRTEVLVQHAMKALRRDRTSFVIAHRLSTIRDADLILVMEAGAIVEQGTHAELLAAGGAYFALYNSQFAAATEGA; this is translated from the coding sequence ATGACCCTTCGAGCGCCCCAGGGCAGGGCGGACACCCCGGTGCGACCTCCGATGCGCCGGGGACCCGGTGGTGGAGGTCCCTTCGGGGGCATGGGAATGCCCGTCGAGAAATCGATGAACTTCGGGCCGTCCGCCAAACGGCTGATCGGACGGCTGCGCCCCCACCGTGCGAGCGTTATCGGCGTCGTCGGCCTCTCCGTCGCGAGCGTGACCCTCAGCGTGATCGGCCCCAGGATGCTCGGGCATGCGACCAACATCATCTTCGAGGGCATCATCTCGAAGCAGTTGCCGGACGGCGTGACCCAGCAACAGGTCATCGACCAGCTCCGGGCATCCGGTGACGACCAGCGGGCCGACATGCTCAGCGGGATGAACCTGGATCCCGGGCACGGGATCGACTTCGGTGCCCTGCAGGCAGTTCTCGGGATCGTCCTGCTGCTGTATGTGTTCGCCTCGGTGTTCTCCTGGCTGCAGGGCTACATCCTCAACGCGATCGTGCAGAAGACGGTCTACACGCTCCGGGAGGATGTCGAGACCAAGGTCAACGCCCTTCCCCTGAGGTACTTCGACAAGATCCCCCGCGGAGAACTGCTCAGCCGGGTCACCAACGACGTCGACAACATCGGGCAGAGCATGCAGCAGACGCTGGCACAGCTGATCACGAGCCTGCTCACCGTCGTCGGCGTGCTGTCGATGATGTTCCTGATCTCACCGGCCCTCGCCCTCATCGCCCTCGTCACGATTCCGCTCACCCTGCTGATCACCGCCGCCATCGCCAAGCGCTCGCAAAAGCTTTTCGTTGCGCAGTGGACGCACACGGGTGCGCTCAACGCACAGGTCGAGGAGGCGTACTCCGGCCACGCGCTCGTGAAGGTCTTCGGCAGGCACCGCGAGGTCGAACAGCGCTTCCGCGCCAAGAACGAGGAGTTGTTCACCGCCAGCTTCGGCGCCCAGTTCGTCAGCGGCATCATCATGCCCGCCATGATGTTCGTCGGCAACCTCGTCTATGTCGCGATCGCCGTCGTCGGCGGCTTGTTCGTCGCCAGTGGCTCGATGTCCCTCGGTGACGTCCAGGCGTTCATCCAGTACTCCCGGCAGTTCACCCAGCCGCTCAGCCAGCTCGGCTCGATGGCCAACCTGCTCCAATCGGGCGTCGCCTCGGCCGAGCGCGTGTTCGAGCTGCTGGACGCCGACGAGCAGCGCCCGGACCCGCAGCCGGCGGTGACGCCGGGGACCACCTCCGGCCGCCTCACGTTCGAAGGCGTGTCCTTCCGCTACGAGGAGGACCAGCCACTCATCGAGAACCTGTCACTCGTCGCAGAACCCGGGCAGACCGTCGCGATCGTCGGCCCGACAGGGGCGGGCAAGACCACGCTCGTGAACCTCATGATGCGCTTCTACGAGATCGACGCCGGACGGATCACTCTCGATGGCACCGACATCGCAGCGATGACCCGCAGGGACCTGCGCTCACGCATGGGCATGGTGCTGCAGGACACCTGGTTGTTCGCCGGGACCATCCGCGACAACATCCTGTACGGCCGCCCGGACGCGACGGAGGAGGAAATGCTCGATGCCACCCGCGCCACCTACGTGGACCGCTTCGTGCACTCGCTTCCCGACGGTTACGACACCGTCCTGGACGACGAAGGCGGCAACGTCAGCGCCGGGGAGAAGCAGCTACTCACAATCGCCCGCGCGTTCCTCGCCAAACCCAGCGTGCTCATCCTCGATGAAGCAACGAGTTCGGTGGACACCCGGACGGAGGTGCTCGTCCAGCACGCCATGAAAGCACTGCGCCGCGACCGCACCAGCTTCGTGATCGCCCACAGGCTCTCCACGATCCGCGACGCGGACCTCATCCTCGTCATGGAGGCAGGTGCGATCGTCGAACAGGGAACGCATGCGGAGCTATTGGCCGCCGGAGGCGCATATTTCGCGCTCTACAACTCCCAATTCGCCGCCGCCACGGAGGGAGCGTAG
- a CDS encoding LacI family DNA-binding transcriptional regulator yields the protein MSSSSRQHLTREDRRVSMSDVARLAGVSAQTVSRVSNGSPGVIESTRQQVIAAMDELGYRPNSAARALKRGSFRTLGVILFTLSTTGNVRTLEAIAARAAEEDYAITLIPVSTPTQAGVRGAFSRLNELAVDAIIVIMEVHLLDAATVSLPPGVHAVVVDSDASDGYSVIDTDQADGARKAVEHLLDLGHTTVWHVAGPSASFASERRVNAWRQTLAARGCAEPPLLRGDWSADSGYLAGLSLASSDCTAVFVANDQMALGVLRAFHEKGIRVPQDVSIVGFDDIPDSTSFSPPLTTVHQDFAEVGRRCVDKVLKQMRENSTEPGRELVPTRLVVRESTAVAS from the coding sequence ATGTCCTCCTCGTCGCGTCAACACCTCACCCGTGAGGACCGGCGTGTCTCCATGTCCGACGTCGCCCGCCTCGCCGGTGTCTCGGCGCAGACGGTGTCGCGGGTGTCCAACGGCAGCCCGGGTGTCATCGAGTCGACGCGGCAGCAGGTCATTGCCGCGATGGACGAGCTCGGTTACCGTCCCAACAGTGCTGCGCGCGCCCTGAAGCGGGGGAGCTTCCGGACCCTCGGTGTCATCCTGTTCACTCTCTCCACGACCGGCAACGTCCGCACGCTCGAGGCGATCGCGGCCCGCGCCGCGGAGGAGGATTACGCCATCACGCTGATCCCCGTCTCCACGCCGACGCAGGCCGGCGTGCGGGGTGCATTCTCCCGGCTGAACGAGCTGGCGGTGGACGCGATCATCGTGATCATGGAGGTCCACCTGCTCGACGCCGCGACCGTGTCCCTGCCGCCGGGCGTCCACGCCGTGGTGGTGGACTCCGACGCGAGCGACGGCTACAGCGTGATCGACACGGACCAGGCCGACGGCGCCCGGAAGGCCGTGGAGCACCTGCTGGATCTGGGACACACGACGGTGTGGCATGTGGCCGGCCCGTCGGCGTCCTTCGCGTCGGAGCGGCGCGTCAATGCGTGGCGCCAGACTCTTGCTGCCCGGGGTTGCGCCGAGCCGCCGTTGCTGCGCGGGGACTGGTCGGCCGACTCGGGGTATCTCGCCGGGCTGTCACTTGCTTCCTCCGACTGCACCGCGGTGTTCGTGGCGAATGATCAGATGGCGCTGGGCGTGCTCCGGGCATTCCATGAGAAGGGCATCCGGGTGCCGCAGGACGTCTCGATCGTCGGCTTCGACGACATCCCGGACAGCACCTCCTTCAGCCCGCCGCTCACCACGGTGCACCAGGACTTCGCGGAGGTGGGCCGGCGCTGCGTGGACAAGGTGCTGAAGCAGATGCGGGAGAACTCCACGGAGCCGGGCCGTGAGCTGGTGCCGACACGGCTCGTGGTGCGGGAGAGTACTGCGGTCGCGAGCTGA
- a CDS encoding carbohydrate ABC transporter permease: MTTASPPPATLGTLPKPAKRAQKRPQKRSWSGWLFIGPFMAVFALVFLAPIAYSIFLSFFRNQLVGGNGFVGFANYSQALQDPQFWSSLLRVTLFLAVQVPVMLLIALLVALALDSGRLYGKSFFRISIFLPYAVPAVVASLMWGFMYGTRFGLVGNVNNALGTNLPNPLSPELILASIGNIVTWEFIGYNMLIFYSALRVIPKSLYEAAEIDGASQFRLVTAIKLPAIRGALVVAGIFSVIGSFQLFNEPAILQSLAPNSISTYFTPNLYAYSLSFSGQQYNYSATVAIIMGVITMVIAYAVQLRGMRKES; this comes from the coding sequence ATGACGACGGCGTCACCCCCACCGGCCACGCTCGGCACGCTGCCGAAGCCCGCCAAGCGAGCGCAGAAGCGCCCCCAGAAACGCTCCTGGTCCGGCTGGCTCTTCATCGGTCCGTTCATGGCGGTCTTCGCGCTCGTCTTCCTGGCACCGATCGCCTACTCGATCTTCCTCAGCTTCTTCCGCAACCAGCTCGTGGGCGGCAACGGCTTCGTGGGCTTCGCCAACTACTCGCAGGCCCTGCAGGACCCCCAGTTCTGGTCCTCCCTCCTCCGCGTGACGCTGTTCCTCGCGGTGCAGGTGCCGGTGATGCTGCTGATCGCCCTGCTGGTGGCCCTCGCCCTGGACAGCGGCCGGCTGTACGGGAAGTCCTTCTTCCGCATCTCGATCTTCCTGCCGTACGCGGTGCCCGCCGTCGTCGCCAGCCTCATGTGGGGCTTCATGTACGGCACGCGGTTCGGTCTGGTGGGCAACGTCAACAACGCCCTCGGCACCAACCTGCCGAACCCGCTCTCCCCCGAGCTGATCCTCGCCTCGATCGGCAACATCGTCACGTGGGAGTTCATCGGCTACAACATGCTCATCTTCTACTCCGCGCTCCGCGTGATCCCGAAGTCCCTCTACGAGGCCGCGGAGATCGACGGCGCCAGCCAGTTCCGCCTCGTCACCGCTATCAAGCTCCCCGCCATCCGCGGAGCCCTCGTGGTGGCCGGCATCTTCTCGGTGATCGGCAGCTTCCAGCTCTTCAACGAGCCGGCCATCCTGCAGAGCCTCGCGCCGAACTCCATCTCCACGTACTTCACCCCGAACCTGTACGCCTACTCGCTGAGCTTCTCCGGCCAGCAGTACAACTACTCCGCCACCGTGGCCATCATCATGGGCGTCATCACCATGGTCATCGCCTACGCCGTGCAGCTGCGCGGCATGCGGAAGGAAAGCTGA
- a CDS encoding carbohydrate ABC transporter permease has translation MSVAVEPTRTDKHRTKQKTKPGYVRLKSTRRGVDNPKRSVLLTVLTGIVLIYSLIPLVWLFINSSKTQADLFTSFGLWFSGDFALFGNIGDTLAYDDGIFGRWFLNTVLYVVLGAGGATFLAVLGGYALAKFDFPGKKAVFAVVIGAVAVPGTALAVPTFLMFSEMGLTNTPWSVIIPSLISPFGLYLMWTFASEAIPTELLESARMDGAGEFRTFFQICLPLLGPGIVTVLLFTMVATWNNYFLPLIMLKDPAWYPLTLGLNAWNAQASTAGGEAIFNLVITGSLLTILPLIAAFLLLQRYWQSGLSAGAVKE, from the coding sequence ATGAGCGTCGCCGTCGAACCCACCCGCACGGACAAGCACAGGACCAAGCAGAAGACGAAGCCCGGCTACGTGCGCCTGAAGAGCACGCGCCGTGGCGTCGACAACCCGAAGCGCAGCGTCCTCCTGACCGTCCTCACCGGGATCGTCCTGATCTACAGCCTCATCCCGCTGGTGTGGCTGTTCATCAACTCGTCCAAGACCCAGGCCGATCTCTTCACCTCGTTCGGCCTCTGGTTCAGCGGCGACTTCGCCCTCTTCGGCAACATCGGTGACACCCTCGCCTACGACGACGGCATCTTCGGCCGCTGGTTCCTCAACACCGTGCTGTACGTGGTCCTCGGGGCCGGCGGAGCGACGTTCCTCGCCGTCCTCGGCGGCTACGCCCTCGCGAAGTTCGACTTCCCGGGCAAGAAGGCCGTGTTCGCCGTCGTCATCGGTGCCGTGGCCGTCCCCGGCACCGCCCTGGCGGTCCCCACCTTCCTGATGTTCAGCGAGATGGGCCTCACCAACACCCCGTGGTCGGTGATCATCCCGTCCCTGATCTCGCCGTTCGGCCTGTACCTGATGTGGACCTTCGCCTCCGAAGCCATCCCCACCGAGCTGCTGGAATCAGCCCGCATGGACGGTGCCGGCGAGTTCCGCACGTTCTTCCAGATCTGCCTTCCGCTCCTGGGCCCGGGCATCGTCACGGTGCTGCTGTTCACCATGGTGGCCACGTGGAACAACTACTTCCTGCCGCTGATCATGCTCAAGGACCCCGCCTGGTACCCGCTGACCCTGGGCCTGAACGCCTGGAACGCGCAGGCCTCGACGGCCGGCGGCGAGGCCATCTTCAACCTCGTCATCACCGGCTCCCTCCTCACCATCCTCCCGCTGATCGCAGCGTTCCTGCTGCTGCAGCGCTACTGGCAGTCCGGCCTCAGCGCCGGCGCCGTCAAAGAGTAA
- a CDS encoding ABC transporter substrate-binding protein: MKSKISPAVLRGSALALAAALALTACGGGGGNDAGGAAPAEVSADDVQAALEKGGDLTVWAWEPTLEKVVEDFEAEYPNVDIDLVNAGTGNDQYTALQNAIAAGSGVPDVAQIEYYALPQFALAESVQDLSGYGAGDLQDTFSPGPWNSVQAGEGIYGLPMDSGPMALFYNTEVFEKYGVEVPTTWEEYIEAARTLHKADPKVYIANDMGDAGFATSLIWQAGGKPYTVDGTDVKIDFSDEGSTKFAETWQQLLDEDLLAPISSWSDEWYQGLGNGTIATLSTGAWMPGNFTSGVPAAAGKWRAAPLPQWEEGGTASAENGGSSLTIPAASEQGALAYAFLDYANVGDGVQTRIDGGAFPATSAALESDEFLNSEFEYFGGQKANEIFAESARNVPEGWSYLPFQVYANSVFNDTVGQAYVSDTPLKDGLKSWQDASIKYGTEQGFTVSE, encoded by the coding sequence ATGAAGAGCAAAATCTCCCCGGCGGTGCTGCGCGGTTCGGCACTGGCCCTCGCGGCAGCCCTCGCCCTCACCGCCTGCGGTGGCGGCGGCGGGAACGACGCCGGTGGTGCGGCACCCGCAGAGGTCAGCGCCGACGACGTCCAGGCAGCCCTCGAGAAGGGTGGCGACCTCACCGTCTGGGCCTGGGAGCCCACGCTGGAGAAGGTCGTCGAGGACTTCGAGGCCGAGTACCCGAACGTGGACATCGACCTCGTGAACGCGGGCACCGGCAACGACCAGTACACGGCGCTGCAGAACGCGATCGCCGCCGGCTCGGGCGTGCCCGACGTCGCGCAGATCGAGTACTACGCGCTCCCCCAGTTCGCCCTCGCCGAGTCCGTGCAGGACCTCAGCGGCTACGGCGCCGGCGACCTGCAGGACACCTTCAGCCCCGGCCCGTGGAACTCCGTCCAGGCGGGCGAGGGCATCTACGGCCTGCCCATGGACTCCGGGCCCATGGCCCTCTTCTACAACACCGAGGTCTTCGAGAAGTACGGCGTCGAGGTCCCCACCACGTGGGAGGAGTACATCGAGGCGGCCCGGACGCTGCACAAGGCGGACCCCAAGGTGTACATCGCCAATGACATGGGCGACGCCGGCTTCGCCACCAGCCTCATCTGGCAGGCAGGCGGCAAGCCCTACACGGTGGACGGCACCGACGTGAAGATCGACTTCTCCGACGAGGGCTCCACCAAGTTCGCGGAGACCTGGCAGCAGCTCCTCGACGAGGACCTCCTGGCGCCCATCAGCTCCTGGAGCGACGAGTGGTACCAGGGCCTCGGCAACGGCACCATCGCCACCCTGTCCACCGGCGCCTGGATGCCCGGCAACTTCACCTCCGGCGTCCCCGCGGCCGCCGGCAAGTGGCGTGCGGCGCCGCTTCCCCAGTGGGAAGAGGGCGGCACCGCGAGCGCCGAGAACGGCGGCAGTTCGCTGACCATCCCCGCGGCCAGCGAGCAGGGCGCCCTCGCGTACGCCTTCCTCGACTACGCCAACGTGGGCGACGGCGTCCAGACCCGGATCGACGGCGGCGCGTTCCCCGCGACGTCGGCGGCCCTCGAGTCGGATGAGTTCCTGAACTCCGAGTTCGAGTACTTCGGCGGCCAGAAGGCCAACGAGATCTTCGCCGAGTCCGCTCGGAACGTGCCCGAGGGCTGGTCCTACCTGCCCTTCCAGGTCTACGCCAACAGCGTCTTCAACGACACCGTGGGCCAGGCCTACGTCTCGGACACCCCGCTCAAGGACGGGCTGAAGAGCTGGCAGGACGCGAGCATCAAGTACGGCACCGAGCAGGGCTTCACCGTCTCGGAGTAG
- a CDS encoding beta-galactosidase, whose protein sequence is MSTPTSHRWLRWPSEPTRKRMAFGADYNPEQWPRETWDEDVRLMREAGVNVVSLAIFSWARLQPERDTWNFAWLDEVIDLLHANGIAVDLATATASPPPWLATEHPEILPVTQDGGTLWPGARQHWRPTSPVFREHALKLVARMAERYRDHPAVCAWHISNELGCHNIYDYSDDAARAFRTWLTDRYGSIDALNDAWGTDFWSQRYTRFEQILPPRQAASHPNPTQQLDFKRFSSDALKQYLREERDILRSITPDIPITTNFMVMGETKGMDYADWAAELDFVANDHYFVPGPQAVDELSFSANLTGNIAGGKPWFLMEHSTSAVNWQPVNTPKKSGALRRDSLTHVAHGADAVCFFQWRQSKAGAEKFHSAMVPHAGEDSPIFRGVVDLGRELASLSDVVGSRRSAAPAAILFDWDSWWASEQDSHPSDRLRYKQEALDWYSAFLALGIRADVVPSATDLAGYGLVVAPILHTVPAALKARLEDYVTGGGHFVASYFSGITDENDHIWLGGYPGALADLLGVRIDEFGPLLDGEDVSLDNGTTATGWADRVLPRADVEVLTRYTTGEHAGDAAVTRRQVGSGSAAYVGARLGAQGLEPVLADLATRAGVTSELPAELRGAVEQVLRTDDDADYVFLINRTDEPVDITGVDGDTLTGEESKLAPRSVAVLTRKASRTT, encoded by the coding sequence GTGTCAACACCCACTTCCCACCGCTGGCTGCGCTGGCCGTCCGAGCCGACCCGCAAGCGCATGGCGTTCGGTGCCGACTACAACCCCGAGCAGTGGCCGCGCGAGACGTGGGACGAGGACGTGCGCCTCATGCGCGAGGCCGGCGTGAACGTTGTGTCCCTCGCGATCTTCTCCTGGGCCCGCCTGCAGCCCGAGCGGGACACCTGGAACTTCGCATGGCTCGATGAGGTCATCGACCTCCTGCACGCCAACGGCATCGCCGTCGACCTTGCCACCGCGACCGCATCTCCGCCGCCGTGGCTCGCCACCGAGCACCCCGAGATCCTCCCCGTCACGCAGGACGGCGGCACCCTCTGGCCCGGCGCCCGCCAGCACTGGCGCCCCACCAGCCCCGTCTTCCGGGAGCACGCCCTGAAGCTGGTCGCTCGGATGGCCGAGCGCTACAGGGACCACCCCGCGGTCTGCGCCTGGCACATCTCCAACGAGCTCGGCTGCCACAACATCTACGACTACTCCGACGACGCCGCCCGCGCCTTCCGCACCTGGCTCACCGACCGCTACGGCAGCATCGACGCCCTCAACGACGCCTGGGGCACCGACTTCTGGTCCCAGCGCTACACCCGGTTCGAGCAGATCCTGCCCCCGCGCCAGGCCGCCTCGCACCCCAACCCCACGCAGCAGCTCGACTTCAAGCGCTTCTCCTCGGACGCCCTCAAGCAGTACCTCCGCGAGGAACGCGACATCCTGCGCAGCATCACCCCGGACATCCCCATCACCACCAACTTCATGGTCATGGGCGAGACCAAGGGCATGGACTACGCCGACTGGGCCGCCGAGCTGGACTTCGTCGCCAACGACCACTACTTCGTCCCCGGCCCGCAGGCCGTCGACGAGCTCTCCTTCTCCGCGAACCTCACCGGCAACATCGCCGGCGGGAAGCCCTGGTTCCTCATGGAGCACTCCACCAGCGCGGTGAACTGGCAGCCCGTCAACACACCGAAGAAGTCCGGGGCACTGCGCCGGGATTCGCTCACCCACGTGGCCCACGGCGCCGACGCCGTCTGCTTCTTCCAGTGGCGGCAATCCAAGGCCGGCGCCGAGAAGTTCCACTCCGCGATGGTCCCCCACGCCGGTGAGGACAGCCCGATCTTCCGCGGCGTCGTCGACCTCGGCCGGGAACTCGCCTCGCTGTCGGACGTCGTCGGTTCCCGCCGCAGCGCGGCACCCGCCGCGATCCTCTTCGACTGGGACTCCTGGTGGGCCTCCGAGCAGGACTCCCACCCGTCCGACCGCCTGCGCTACAAGCAGGAGGCCCTCGACTGGTACTCGGCGTTCCTCGCCCTCGGCATCCGCGCCGACGTCGTCCCCTCCGCCACCGACCTCGCAGGCTACGGCCTCGTCGTCGCGCCCATCCTGCACACCGTCCCGGCCGCTCTGAAGGCGCGGCTCGAGGACTACGTGACCGGCGGCGGGCACTTCGTGGCGAGCTACTTCAGCGGCATCACCGACGAGAACGACCACATCTGGCTCGGCGGCTACCCCGGCGCCCTCGCGGACCTGCTCGGCGTGCGCATCGACGAGTTCGGCCCCCTGCTCGACGGCGAGGACGTCTCCCTGGACAACGGCACCACCGCCACGGGCTGGGCCGACCGCGTCCTGCCGCGCGCCGACGTCGAGGTCCTCACCCGGTACACCACCGGGGAGCACGCCGGAGATGCGGCCGTCACGCGACGGCAGGTCGGCTCCGGCAGCGCCGCCTATGTGGGCGCGCGCCTCGGCGCGCAGGGCCTCGAGCCCGTCCTCGCGGACCTCGCAACCCGCGCCGGGGTCACCAGTGAGCTGCCCGCCGAACTCCGCGGCGCCGTCGAGCAGGTGCTGCGCACCGACGACGACGCCGACTACGTCTTCCTCATCAACCGCACCGACGAGCCCGTGGACATCACGGGCGTCGACGGCGACACCCTCACGGGTGAGGAGTCCAAGCTGGCTCCCCGCTCGGTCGCCGTCCTCACGAGGAAGGCCTCGCGCACCACCTAG